One segment of Polyodon spathula isolate WHYD16114869_AA chromosome 20, ASM1765450v1, whole genome shotgun sequence DNA contains the following:
- the LOC121295363 gene encoding brain-specific homeobox/POU domain protein 3-like: protein MMSMNSKQAFSMHPLLHEPKYTPLHSSSEALRRACLPTPSLQGNIFAGFDETLLQRAEALAAVDLASQKNNLYKPDATYHTMTNMTCTPTSSSVHLTHPSVLTSHHHHHHHQPSQGLEGDLLDHLTPGLSLACMAGPDVGSTASHPHSHMSAINHMSHHHTQTMNMHPHNLGSHASLGSAGESEPDPRELESFAERFKQRRIKLGVTQADVGSALANLKIPGVGCLSQSTICRFESLTLSHNNMVALKPILEAWLEEAERAQREKMTKPEIFNGGDKKRKRTSIAAPEKRSLEAYFSVQPRPSSEKIAAIAEKLELKKNVVRVWFCNQRQKQKRMKFSATH from the exons ATGATGTCCATGAATAGCAAACAAGCTTTCAGCATGCACCCTCTCCTGCATGAACCCAAATATACGCCACTCCACTCCAGCTCTGAGGCTCTCAGGCGGGCATGTCTACCCACTCCATCG CTACAAGGGAACATCTTTGCCGGTTTCGACGAGACTTTGCTGCAGAGAGCCGAGGCGCTAGCCGCAGTGGATTTAGCTTCCCAGAAAAATAACCTATACAAGCCGGATGCCACCTATCACACCATGACCAACATGACATGCACCCCAACCTCCTCGTCCGTCCACCTGACCCACCCTTCTGTCCTCACgagccaccaccaccaccatcaccaccagccgTCGCAGGGGCTGGAGGGCGATCTCCTGGACCATCTCACACCTGGCCTCTCCCTGGCCTGCATGGCAGGACCCGATGTGGGCTCCACAGCGTCTCACCCCCACTCACACATGTCTGCCATCAACCACATGTCTCACCATCACACTCAAACAATGAACATGCACCCCCACAACCTCGGCTCTCACGCCTCCCTGGGAAGCGCAGGGGAGTCCGAACCTGACCCGCGGGAGCTGGAGTCGTTTGCCGAGAGATTCAAGCAGAGAAGAATCAAGCTCGGCGTCACCCAGGCGGACGTGGGGTCGGCTCTGGCTAACTTGAAAATCCCAGGCGTCGGTTGTCTTAGCCAGAGCACTATCTGCCGGTTCGAGTCCCTTACACTCTCCCACAATAACATGGTGGCGCTCAAACCCATCCTGGAAGCCTGGCTAGAAGAAGCAGAACGGGCGCAGAGGGAGAAAATGACCAAGCCCGAGATATTTAACGGAGGTGACAAGAAGCGCAAAAGAACCTCCATCGCGGCTCCCGAGAAGCGGTCCTTGGAAGCCTACTTTTCCGTACAGCCCAGACCATCTTCGGAAAAGATAGCAGCCATAGCAGAGAAACTAGAACTGAAAAAAAACGTGGTGCGAGTCTGGTTTTGCAATCAAAGACAGAAGCAGAAAAGAATGAAGTTTTCAGCAACACACTAG